The following proteins come from a genomic window of Gimesia sp.:
- a CDS encoding SPFH domain-containing protein has translation MSDERFKARLLLLKFGITGLFVGGLFLMIFGYVVYSQFRIDVPARHFAVLTRKTGNDLSNDQEISPDLTLKDATHKGLQREVLPEGRYFYNCYTWDWEIYPMVEIPADAMGVRIRLYGEDLPPGDFMSTSEKHKGIIQEVLKPGRYAINALVIDRNSKQPVGIPRLKNDYIEIIELWEPKVIPAGYKGIVTNLAGPMPKDPNQLLVDNGHRGPQKETLDEGTYYLNPYTIRINAIDTRSLRFDLSQGGVMMFPSKDGFPITLDGVIEFRVIPTTAAQTYVTYNDVSNDETGSTAIADEIINKVIMPNARAFCRLRGSNTSAREFIGGETRAAFQKEFQTKITETCKEQGIEIVQALITTITPPEAIAEPLRNREIAVQKKGQYGRETLQKEQEAVLATETALIEQKTALVTAEREIIKKITLARQEQGVALEQAERDKEVAQEQLEAAKDKAQAILAKTRAEAAVIGFENVADAAGWKRAVEAFGGDGSSFGRYVLYQKLAPGFKKIMTNTADSPLMRIFDHFADSAPVTPQPAKTQPVTAVSTEK, from the coding sequence ATGAGCGACGAACGATTCAAAGCCAGACTTCTTTTGCTGAAATTCGGGATCACCGGCCTCTTCGTCGGCGGTTTATTCCTGATGATTTTCGGGTACGTGGTCTACTCCCAGTTTCGCATCGACGTCCCCGCCCGGCACTTTGCCGTCCTGACACGCAAGACCGGTAACGACCTCAGCAACGATCAGGAAATTTCGCCTGACCTCACACTCAAGGACGCCACCCACAAAGGGCTCCAGCGGGAAGTCCTGCCCGAAGGACGCTACTTCTACAACTGCTACACCTGGGACTGGGAAATTTATCCGATGGTCGAAATCCCCGCCGACGCGATGGGCGTCCGCATTCGACTCTATGGCGAAGACCTGCCCCCCGGCGACTTCATGTCGACCAGCGAAAAGCACAAAGGCATCATCCAGGAAGTGCTCAAACCAGGTCGCTATGCCATCAACGCCCTGGTCATCGATCGTAATTCCAAGCAACCCGTGGGCATACCCCGTCTCAAGAACGACTACATCGAAATCATCGAGCTCTGGGAACCCAAGGTCATTCCCGCCGGTTATAAAGGCATCGTCACGAACCTGGCCGGCCCCATGCCCAAGGATCCCAACCAGTTACTCGTCGATAACGGCCACCGTGGCCCTCAGAAAGAAACCCTGGACGAAGGTACGTACTACTTGAACCCGTATACGATCCGCATCAACGCCATCGATACGCGTTCGCTCCGCTTCGACCTCTCACAGGGAGGCGTGATGATGTTTCCCAGTAAGGACGGTTTCCCGATTACCCTCGACGGCGTCATCGAGTTCCGCGTCATCCCCACCACCGCAGCTCAGACGTACGTAACCTACAACGACGTTTCGAACGACGAAACAGGTTCGACAGCGATTGCCGACGAAATCATCAACAAGGTCATCATGCCCAACGCCCGGGCCTTCTGTCGCCTGCGGGGTTCTAACACCAGTGCCCGCGAATTCATCGGCGGCGAAACCCGTGCGGCTTTCCAGAAGGAGTTCCAGACCAAGATCACCGAAACCTGTAAAGAACAGGGCATCGAAATCGTGCAGGCCCTGATCACCACAATCACACCTCCGGAAGCCATCGCGGAACCGCTTCGAAACCGCGAAATTGCCGTCCAGAAAAAAGGACAGTACGGCCGGGAAACGCTGCAGAAAGAACAGGAAGCCGTCCTCGCCACCGAGACGGCTCTCATCGAACAGAAGACAGCCCTCGTGACTGCAGAGCGGGAGATCATCAAAAAGATCACCCTCGCCCGCCAGGAACAGGGCGTCGCCCTCGAACAGGCGGAACGGGATAAGGAAGTCGCCCAGGAACAGTTGGAGGCAGCCAAAGACAAAGCCCAGGCCATTCTCGCCAAGACACGTGCAGAAGCGGCCGTGATCGGCTTTGAGAACGTTGCGGACGCCGCGGGCTGGAAACGGGCCGTCGAAGCCTTCGGCGGCGACGGTTCCAGCTTCGGACGCTATGTCCTCTACCAGAAGCTGGCACCCGGATTCAAAAAGATCATGACCAACACGGCAGACTCACCGCTGATGCGAATCTTCGATCACTTCGCCGATTCTGCACCAGTCACACCGCAACCAGCGAAGACACAACCGGTGACCGCCGTGTCGACAGAAAAGTGA
- a CDS encoding pyridoxamine 5'-phosphate oxidase family protein, translating into MNQQEPKQQERQQSIETLRELIRDIKICMLTTHSSEAGLRSRPMITARHEFDGELWLFTHADDPKVKEIERDPTVNLVYSEPKEDRYISIAGQAQLIQNKQKAELLWTDSLNEWFSGGPEDPSLMLICVHVAEAEYWDANVQNLSDAVRALFFTSTAPKHDKLEWSDTPS; encoded by the coding sequence ATGAATCAGCAAGAACCGAAACAACAGGAACGTCAGCAGTCCATCGAGACACTGCGTGAACTGATCCGCGATATTAAAATCTGCATGCTTACAACCCACTCTTCTGAAGCAGGCCTGAGAAGCAGACCCATGATCACAGCCCGGCATGAGTTCGATGGTGAACTCTGGCTGTTTACCCACGCAGATGATCCCAAGGTCAAGGAAATCGAACGAGACCCGACCGTCAACCTTGTTTACTCAGAACCGAAAGAAGACCGATACATCTCTATCGCTGGCCAGGCACAACTCATCCAGAACAAGCAGAAAGCAGAGCTGCTCTGGACCGACAGCCTGAATGAATGGTTTTCAGGCGGCCCGGAAGACCCCAGCCTGATGCTGATTTGTGTGCATGTCGCAGAAGCCGAGTACTGGGATGCGAATGTGCAAAACCTCTCCGATGCGGTAAGAGCACTCTTCTTCACTTCGACGGCACCGAAACATGATAAGCTGGAATGGTCAGACACACCATCCTGA
- a CDS encoding aconitate hydratase: MAANLAQKLIRSHLVEGTMEPGEEIGLRIDQTLTQDATGTLVMLELEAMQLDRVHTEVSVQYVDHNLLQEDFKNPDDHLFLQSACQRFGLWFSRPGNGVSHPLHQEYFGKPGKTLLGSDSHTCSAGALGMLAIGAGGLEVAMAMAGFPFYLKMPEIWGVHLTGMLPDWVSAKDVILEMLRRHDVKGAVNRIIEYHGPGLKQLSAMDRHVIANMGAELGATATVFPADKEIQHFLHEQGRTDDYSEQTADADASYDIEDEIDLGTLEPLIALPSSPGNVHTVREQAGEPIYQAYIGSSANPGYRDFAIAAEIVRGRQIHPRVSLDINPSSRQTLMSLVEQSALGALIQSGARIHQAGCNGCIGMGQAPATDQISLRTVPRNFPGRSGTREDKVCLVSPETAAASALSGCITDPRNQEMPCPSIEIPRVRTSRDELFQAPPTDDDLTQFELRKGPNIQSIPEFEPLPDELEVPVLLKMRDNISTDEILPAGARVLPYRSNIPEISKFAFEQIDSSYAEHALHIREAGGHSIVAGENYGQGSSREHAALAPRYLGLRLVIVKSFARIHWQNLVNFGILPLTFENPDDYAEIEQNVLLHMESLRHQVADQPTIQVHINGHNTITARHGLSERQREILLAGGLINWARSSRQKQP, encoded by the coding sequence ATGGCCGCTAATCTTGCTCAAAAGCTCATCCGCTCGCATCTGGTCGAAGGTACTATGGAACCGGGAGAAGAAATCGGTCTCCGCATCGATCAGACTCTCACCCAGGACGCCACCGGCACCCTGGTCATGCTGGAACTCGAAGCGATGCAACTCGATCGCGTGCACACCGAAGTTTCCGTGCAATACGTCGATCACAATCTCTTGCAGGAAGATTTCAAAAACCCGGATGACCACCTCTTCCTGCAGAGTGCCTGCCAGCGCTTTGGACTCTGGTTCAGTCGTCCCGGAAATGGCGTCAGTCATCCCCTGCACCAGGAATATTTCGGCAAGCCAGGCAAAACGCTGCTCGGTTCTGACAGCCATACCTGTTCCGCCGGTGCACTCGGCATGCTGGCCATCGGCGCGGGCGGACTCGAAGTTGCGATGGCCATGGCAGGTTTTCCGTTTTATCTCAAGATGCCCGAAATCTGGGGCGTTCATCTCACAGGCATGCTCCCCGACTGGGTCAGCGCCAAAGACGTGATTTTAGAAATGTTGCGTCGGCACGACGTCAAAGGAGCCGTGAATCGCATCATCGAATATCACGGTCCCGGTCTGAAACAACTCTCGGCCATGGACCGCCATGTGATCGCGAATATGGGCGCAGAGCTCGGCGCGACTGCCACGGTCTTCCCGGCTGATAAAGAAATTCAGCACTTCCTGCACGAACAGGGACGCACAGACGATTATTCGGAACAGACAGCAGACGCGGATGCCAGCTACGACATCGAGGATGAAATCGATCTGGGGACCCTGGAACCATTGATCGCTCTCCCCTCCAGTCCGGGCAATGTGCACACTGTCCGCGAACAGGCCGGCGAACCGATCTACCAGGCCTATATCGGTTCCTCTGCCAATCCCGGCTATCGCGACTTCGCCATCGCCGCCGAGATCGTCCGGGGACGCCAAATTCATCCGCGCGTCTCCCTCGACATCAATCCCAGTTCACGCCAGACCCTGATGTCCCTGGTCGAACAGAGTGCCCTGGGCGCGTTAATTCAGTCCGGTGCCCGTATCCACCAGGCGGGATGCAATGGCTGCATCGGCATGGGACAGGCCCCCGCCACCGATCAGATCAGTCTGCGTACCGTCCCCCGCAACTTTCCCGGGCGGAGTGGAACCCGGGAAGACAAGGTCTGCCTGGTCAGCCCCGAGACAGCCGCCGCTTCCGCATTATCCGGATGCATCACCGATCCCCGTAACCAGGAAATGCCCTGCCCTTCAATTGAGATTCCCCGGGTCCGGACCAGCCGTGACGAACTCTTTCAGGCACCACCCACGGATGACGACCTCACTCAGTTCGAACTCCGCAAAGGACCAAATATTCAATCCATCCCCGAATTTGAACCCCTGCCAGATGAACTTGAGGTTCCCGTCTTACTCAAAATGCGCGATAACATCTCGACGGACGAAATCCTGCCCGCGGGTGCCCGGGTACTGCCTTATCGCAGCAATATTCCCGAAATCAGTAAGTTCGCTTTCGAACAAATCGACTCCAGCTATGCAGAACACGCCCTGCATATCCGCGAAGCGGGCGGTCATTCAATTGTCGCCGGAGAAAATTACGGACAGGGTTCCAGTCGCGAACATGCAGCGCTCGCTCCACGCTATCTCGGATTGCGACTGGTCATCGTCAAAAGCTTTGCCCGCATCCACTGGCAGAACCTCGTCAACTTCGGCATTCTCCCCCTCACGTTTGAGAACCCGGACGATTACGCTGAGATTGAGCAGAACGTACTGTTGCATATGGAATCACTCAGGCACCAGGTCGCAGATCAGCCGACAATCCAGGTCCATATCAATGGTCACAACACCATCACAGCCCGGCATGGACTCTCAGAACGTCAGCGCGAAATCCTGCTGGCAGGCGGGTTGATCAACTGGGCACGTTCGTCCCGTCAGAAACAGCCCTGA
- a CDS encoding ATP-binding protein encodes MTDTPQYRALSADEVTLDIDPKSFGFKTTKELEPLTDIIGQPRALRALDLGTGIKHPNYHIYISGLVGTGRTELITHAVRQRVLDDSIPDDWVYLNNFDEPDCPHAINLPAGQGIQLRQEMEDLIEQLQELLPKAFKEEDFGKEKERLRQVYRKRGDEVFDKLQKLAGEHNMTVQQLPDGQMLFIPLTEGRPMTQEEIEKLTPEQMQEIESHQDELVEMAGRVLQEQREIQRQLSTDVREVARKFATQIIEPMVTDLQQKFESPRLDEWFPRFKQHVIEHLNLFRDISDMPPQMAQMMAGEGQDAQQRFLEYRVNVVVDNSQLKEPPIIVEDAPNYRNLFGTIERIVDRAGRMMTNFTRIKSGSLHKANGGYLVINLMDALVEPFVWKELKRTLKSRSLEIQIQDPFSMFSSSALQPESIPLNIRLVAMGEPLIYHLLYLHDEDFREIFRVKAEFDTEIDRNGETAQIYGMLVRQLSDREGLIPFNAGAVAELVRVGSRLADDKKKVTSIFSHVADVAREAGFWAEQDKQKVVKAKHVHQAVQERIYRSDLVAEKIRELISDGTLLFQLEGSETSQINGLAVADLGDYAFGRPSRLTASVGVGTAGIINIERESRLSGNTYDKSMLILEGLLRNLYASEQPLTLSASIAMEQSYGGIDGDSATVAEFLCLLSAIAEVPLRQDLAVTGSVNQWGEVQAIGGVNEKVEGFFDVCRAHGLTGTQGVCIPVSNVQNLVLRSDVIDAVRKKQFHIYAISNVNQAIELFTGLPAGEISNPKTFHGKVMDRLSEIAELLIEQKMTDTGRLLWIPGTPLDMPSDPRPPLPGN; translated from the coding sequence ATGACGGACACTCCGCAGTATCGCGCGCTCAGCGCTGACGAAGTCACTCTCGATATCGATCCCAAGTCGTTCGGATTCAAAACCACGAAAGAACTCGAACCGCTAACCGATATCATCGGCCAGCCCCGCGCCTTGCGGGCCCTTGACCTGGGAACGGGAATCAAACATCCCAATTACCACATCTACATCTCCGGGCTGGTCGGCACCGGTCGGACCGAGCTCATCACCCATGCCGTCCGGCAGCGCGTACTCGATGATTCAATTCCCGACGACTGGGTCTATTTGAATAACTTCGATGAACCCGATTGCCCGCATGCCATCAACCTCCCCGCCGGCCAGGGGATCCAGCTGCGTCAGGAGATGGAAGACCTGATCGAACAGCTGCAGGAACTGCTCCCCAAGGCGTTTAAAGAAGAAGATTTCGGCAAGGAAAAAGAGCGACTCCGCCAGGTCTACCGCAAACGGGGTGACGAAGTTTTCGACAAACTGCAGAAGCTGGCCGGTGAACACAACATGACCGTACAACAGCTCCCCGACGGTCAGATGCTGTTTATCCCGCTCACCGAGGGTCGCCCCATGACCCAAGAAGAGATTGAGAAGCTCACTCCCGAGCAGATGCAGGAAATCGAAAGCCATCAGGATGAACTCGTCGAGATGGCCGGTCGGGTCCTGCAGGAACAACGGGAAATCCAGCGACAACTGTCGACGGACGTTCGCGAAGTCGCCCGTAAGTTTGCCACACAGATTATCGAACCGATGGTCACGGACCTGCAACAGAAATTCGAGTCCCCGCGACTCGATGAATGGTTCCCCCGTTTCAAGCAGCACGTCATCGAACATCTCAACCTGTTCCGCGACATCTCCGACATGCCTCCCCAGATGGCGCAGATGATGGCTGGTGAAGGACAGGATGCGCAGCAGCGCTTCCTCGAATATCGCGTCAACGTGGTTGTCGATAACAGCCAGCTTAAAGAACCGCCAATCATCGTTGAGGATGCTCCCAACTACCGCAACCTGTTTGGTACCATTGAACGCATCGTCGACCGTGCCGGCCGCATGATGACCAATTTCACCCGGATCAAATCCGGCAGCCTGCACAAAGCCAACGGGGGTTACCTGGTCATCAATCTCATGGATGCCCTGGTCGAACCATTCGTCTGGAAAGAACTCAAACGCACGCTCAAAAGCCGTTCCCTGGAAATCCAGATCCAGGACCCGTTTTCCATGTTTTCCTCTTCCGCCCTGCAGCCCGAGTCGATCCCCCTCAATATCCGACTCGTCGCGATGGGGGAACCGCTGATCTACCATCTGCTCTATCTGCACGATGAAGACTTCCGCGAGATTTTCCGCGTTAAAGCCGAGTTCGATACCGAAATCGACCGGAACGGCGAAACCGCACAGATCTACGGCATGCTCGTGCGCCAGTTAAGCGACAGGGAAGGTCTGATTCCCTTCAATGCGGGTGCGGTCGCGGAACTGGTCCGCGTCGGTTCGCGTCTGGCAGACGATAAGAAAAAAGTGACATCCATCTTCAGCCACGTCGCCGATGTCGCCCGCGAAGCCGGCTTCTGGGCCGAACAGGATAAGCAGAAGGTCGTCAAAGCGAAACACGTACATCAGGCGGTCCAGGAACGCATCTACCGTTCCGATCTGGTGGCCGAGAAGATCCGGGAGCTGATCTCCGATGGTACACTGCTGTTTCAACTGGAAGGTTCCGAAACCAGCCAGATCAACGGGCTCGCCGTCGCCGATCTGGGAGACTACGCTTTCGGCCGCCCGTCTCGACTGACGGCCAGTGTCGGCGTCGGTACCGCAGGCATCATCAATATCGAACGGGAAAGCCGCTTGAGCGGGAATACCTATGACAAAAGCATGCTGATCCTGGAAGGGCTCCTGCGTAACCTCTACGCCAGCGAACAGCCGCTGACCCTCTCCGCGAGTATCGCCATGGAACAAAGCTACGGCGGTATCGATGGTGACAGTGCCACCGTCGCCGAGTTCCTCTGCCTGCTCAGCGCCATTGCGGAAGTCCCCCTGCGCCAGGATCTGGCCGTTACCGGTTCTGTCAACCAGTGGGGTGAAGTCCAGGCAATCGGCGGCGTCAATGAAAAGGTCGAAGGCTTCTTCGACGTCTGTCGAGCCCACGGGCTCACCGGAACTCAGGGAGTCTGTATCCCCGTCTCCAATGTGCAGAATCTCGTCCTGCGTTCCGATGTTATCGACGCCGTTCGAAAGAAACAGTTCCACATCTATGCCATCTCAAATGTGAACCAGGCCATCGAACTCTTTACCGGTCTGCCCGCCGGCGAGATTTCCAATCCCAAGACATTCCACGGCAAAGTCATGGACCGGCTGTCAGAAATCGCCGAGCTCCTGATCGAACAGAAAATGACCGACACCGGACGGCTGCTCTGGATCCCCGGAACGCCGCTCGACATGCCTTCAGATCCCCGTCCCCCTCTCCCGGGAAATTGA
- a CDS encoding rhodanese-like domain-containing protein codes for MQTISTEELRGKMQRNEKGILVNTLSQDDFQKAHIPNSMNIPQQQDDFVSQVEQAAGSKEQTVIVYCASEDCGSSEQAAQKLEEAGFSNVYDYEGGSKSWSEAGEKLVAGA; via the coding sequence ATGCAAACGATCTCGACCGAAGAACTCCGCGGCAAAATGCAGCGCAATGAAAAAGGTATTCTGGTCAACACCCTGTCACAGGATGACTTCCAGAAGGCGCATATCCCGAATTCCATGAACATCCCTCAACAGCAGGACGATTTCGTCTCGCAGGTGGAACAGGCGGCTGGCAGTAAAGAACAGACCGTTATCGTTTACTGTGCGAGCGAGGATTGCGGTTCCTCCGAGCAGGCTGCACAAAAGCTGGAAGAGGCAGGCTTCTCCAATGTCTATGACTACGAAGGGGGATCGAAGTCATGGAGCGAAGCCGGAGAAAAGCTCGTTGCAGGAGCGTAA
- a CDS encoding sodium:calcium antiporter, which yields MSLFELQTNPLALNLVLFSLAAGGVWLCGSRLSFYVDQIAERTGIGKAFAGALLLGGATSLPELGTTLSASVSGAAEMAGNNLLGGVVMQIAVLAVLDAIFLRNKPLTLFSPEATLLVQGVFLILMLSFGIITLVTGELVVVWGVGLWPVLLFLAYLFCLGVFHRYEGAPRWEPTGEDKQPIESPRDVKDAHPAYCDLSTRQLVIRFVLAAGGVLVSGFVVARTGEVLADQSGLGQSLIGATLVALATSLPEVSTTWTAVRFGAYSMAVANILGTNLLEVALFLPADLAYRDGAIIDSLDPSASFLAALGIICTGLYLWGILERRDKTILGMGYDSAMILLVYVGGMGLYYYVL from the coding sequence ATGTCATTGTTCGAGTTGCAGACAAATCCGCTGGCGTTGAACCTGGTCCTGTTCAGTCTCGCAGCCGGGGGAGTCTGGTTGTGTGGTTCCAGGCTGAGTTTTTACGTTGATCAGATCGCGGAACGCACGGGGATTGGGAAAGCGTTTGCCGGGGCGTTGCTGCTGGGAGGTGCGACCAGCCTACCCGAACTGGGGACTACACTCAGTGCCTCAGTCTCCGGTGCCGCGGAGATGGCGGGTAACAATCTGCTGGGCGGGGTGGTGATGCAGATCGCAGTGCTGGCCGTACTGGATGCGATTTTCCTTCGAAACAAACCTCTGACCCTGTTCTCTCCTGAGGCGACGCTGCTGGTGCAGGGAGTGTTTCTGATCCTGATGTTGAGCTTCGGTATTATTACGCTGGTGACCGGCGAACTGGTGGTGGTCTGGGGAGTAGGGCTCTGGCCCGTGTTGCTGTTTCTGGCTTATCTGTTTTGCCTGGGGGTGTTTCATCGTTATGAAGGGGCGCCGCGCTGGGAGCCGACGGGTGAGGATAAACAGCCGATTGAATCGCCTCGCGATGTAAAAGATGCGCATCCCGCATATTGTGATCTGAGTACCCGGCAACTGGTGATACGCTTTGTACTGGCAGCGGGTGGCGTGCTGGTGAGTGGATTTGTGGTGGCGCGGACGGGGGAAGTGCTGGCGGATCAGAGCGGACTCGGTCAAAGCCTGATCGGGGCAACGCTGGTGGCGCTGGCGACCAGTCTGCCGGAGGTCAGTACTACGTGGACGGCAGTCCGTTTCGGTGCTTACAGTATGGCGGTGGCTAATATTCTGGGAACGAACCTGCTGGAAGTCGCGCTGTTTCTGCCTGCCGACCTGGCGTATCGGGATGGGGCGATTATTGACAGTCTGGATCCCTCAGCGAGTTTCCTGGCGGCGCTGGGAATCATCTGCACTGGACTGTATCTGTGGGGGATACTCGAACGCCGCGATAAGACCATCCTGGGGATGGGCTACGATTCGGCCATGATTCTACTGGTTTATGTCGGCGGCATGGGGCTGTATTACTATGTGCTTTGA
- a CDS encoding Hsp20/alpha crystallin family protein translates to MSQLPWKPIRVRNLEQQIDQAFDDLLHGQWGICGPSGGWQPEIDIYETPDSYFVEADIPGVPTDEIHIEVTPHTLSISGWRQSGCVEKSAQGVSIERRKGSFFRRFPLEHAVDPHRVERENKAGTLTLRIPKQKLKQQP, encoded by the coding sequence ATGTCACAACTTCCCTGGAAACCCATCCGGGTCCGCAACCTCGAACAGCAGATCGATCAGGCCTTCGACGATTTACTCCACGGCCAGTGGGGCATCTGCGGCCCCTCGGGAGGCTGGCAACCCGAAATCGATATTTATGAAACCCCGGACTCCTATTTCGTGGAAGCCGATATCCCCGGTGTCCCCACGGATGAAATTCATATCGAAGTCACCCCGCATACCCTCAGTATCTCAGGCTGGCGTCAGTCCGGCTGTGTCGAGAAATCTGCCCAGGGGGTCAGCATCGAACGCCGCAAAGGCAGTTTTTTCCGTCGCTTCCCGCTCGAACACGCCGTCGACCCGCATCGGGTAGAACGCGAAAACAAAGCGGGAACTCTGACATTGAGAATCCCCAAACAGAAGCTGAAACAACAACCCTAG
- a CDS encoding SPFH domain-containing protein, producing MQRSKLIIIPVVVLSLMLAIAAFLFHWTIDRIYVPEGQSLQLRYKGPLIFGDRIQAEPGMWAKEGQMGILEKMRGPGRHFYCPIWWERKLVDDVVIKPGEIGEVTCKLGKNQEGANFLVDGDIGHTEYKGVLRKVLHPGRYRVNPYGYTVEVKKRIDFTSGQSQKVAGWVEIPTGYVGVVTQLSDNQATGVKKGVQDKVLPPGNYPVNGREQQIDIVEIGYRHSTISVEVKHDELGETVVDENGEPQISDPRSGIAFPSADGFPIHIDFTGIWGLMPDQAAHAVRTFGNVDQVEKKVVLPQIESICRNNGSEYKAVQLLVGSDREVYQKTCLDQFHSVLDDKEITLLYGLVRHVYIPKQVREPIQRAFIADELKLTREEEQSTAKEEARLREAENKVELATDTVDADTEKQVEEAKAGGQREAAKIEAETEKLVAAIDKETEELKAQAVTILGEATNEGKKMVEEAKSDRFRLAVDAFGSPQAYNNWFFATNLPDNVELNFLYAGEGTLWTDMNKANGGFGVRGIIPLKSDSTAPTQQRPAR from the coding sequence ATGCAACGCAGTAAACTGATCATCATCCCTGTTGTCGTGCTGTCGCTGATGCTGGCCATCGCCGCCTTCCTGTTCCACTGGACCATCGACCGCATTTACGTCCCCGAAGGACAAAGCCTGCAGCTCCGCTACAAAGGTCCGCTGATCTTTGGAGATCGAATTCAGGCCGAGCCCGGTATGTGGGCCAAAGAAGGCCAGATGGGCATCCTCGAAAAAATGCGTGGCCCCGGACGGCACTTCTACTGCCCCATCTGGTGGGAACGCAAACTCGTCGATGATGTCGTCATCAAGCCGGGTGAAATCGGGGAAGTCACCTGTAAACTCGGAAAGAACCAGGAAGGTGCCAACTTCCTCGTCGACGGCGACATCGGTCATACGGAATATAAAGGGGTACTCCGCAAAGTACTGCATCCGGGCCGCTATCGCGTGAATCCCTACGGCTACACAGTCGAAGTCAAAAAACGAATCGACTTTACCTCGGGACAATCCCAGAAAGTCGCTGGCTGGGTCGAAATCCCCACCGGTTACGTCGGTGTGGTCACGCAGCTCTCTGACAATCAGGCGACCGGCGTGAAGAAAGGCGTTCAGGACAAAGTGCTACCCCCGGGTAACTATCCCGTCAATGGTCGCGAACAGCAGATCGACATCGTCGAGATCGGCTACCGTCACAGTACTATCTCCGTAGAAGTCAAACATGACGAACTGGGGGAAACGGTTGTGGACGAAAACGGAGAACCACAAATCTCCGATCCGCGCAGCGGAATCGCCTTCCCCAGTGCGGACGGCTTCCCGATCCATATCGACTTCACCGGGATCTGGGGGTTGATGCCCGACCAGGCGGCTCACGCTGTCCGAACATTCGGAAACGTCGACCAGGTCGAAAAGAAAGTCGTCCTGCCCCAGATCGAATCGATCTGTCGTAACAACGGTTCGGAATACAAGGCAGTCCAGTTGCTGGTCGGCAGTGATCGTGAAGTCTACCAGAAGACCTGCCTCGATCAGTTCCACAGCGTTCTGGATGATAAGGAGATCACCCTGCTCTACGGCCTGGTGCGACATGTCTACATTCCCAAACAGGTCCGCGAACCGATCCAGCGGGCCTTCATCGCCGATGAATTAAAACTCACCCGCGAGGAGGAACAGTCCACCGCCAAAGAAGAAGCCCGACTCCGGGAAGCCGAAAACAAAGTTGAACTGGCCACTGACACCGTGGACGCCGACACGGAAAAGCAGGTGGAAGAAGCCAAGGCCGGCGGTCAGCGTGAAGCGGCCAAGATCGAAGCGGAAACCGAAAAGCTGGTCGCCGCCATCGACAAAGAGACCGAAGAACTGAAGGCCCAGGCTGTAACCATTCTGGGGGAAGCGACCAACGAAGGCAAGAAGATGGTTGAGGAAGCCAAATCAGACCGTTTCCGCCTGGCCGTCGATGCCTTCGGTTCTCCCCAGGCATACAACAACTGGTTCTTCGCCACCAACCTGCCCGACAATGTCGAACTGAACTTTCTCTATGCCGGCGAAGGAACACTCTGGACCGACATGAATAAAGCCAACGGTGGTTTCGGCGTCCGAGGCATCATTCCACTCAAGTCGGATTCAACCGCTCCGACGCAGCAGCGACCAGCCCGCTAA